GGACCAGGCGGCGGCCTCCTCGGCGGTGGCCCCGGCGGCGATCCGGTCCTGGGCCTTGGCGTCGAAGATGCCGGGGATCATCTTGTAGGTGGAGCCGTTGCCCAGCCCGGCGAGGGCGAACAGGGCGACGAACCCGGCCAGGAAGACCGGCAGCGAGCGGATCGACGAGGCGTAGGTGACCACGCTCGCGGCGGCGGCCATCGCGGCGAAGTTCCACAGCGTGATCCGGGCGCCGCCGAACCGGTCGGCGAGCTTCCCGCCGAGCGGGCGGACCACCGAGCCCAGCAGCGGGCCGAGGAAGGTCAGCTGGGCGGCCTGGAGCGGGGTGCGGCCGAACTGGTTCTGCAACACCAGGCCGAAGGCGAAGGAGAAGCCGATGAAGGAGCCGAAGGTGCCGACGTACAGCACCGACATCAGCCAGGTGTGCCGCTCCCGGACGACCGCGGCCAGCGAGCGGGTGTCGGACCGCACCGGGGCCAGGTTGTCCATGAACAGGGCAGCGCACAGCGCGGCGAGCACGATCAGCGGCAGGTAGACGCCGAGGACGATCCGCGGGTGCCCGGCCCCGGCCCAGGCGATCACGCCGAGCGCGACCAGTTGGATGACGGGCACCCCGATGTTGCCGCCGCCCGCGTTGAGGCCCAGCGCCCAGCCCTTGTGCCGGGCCGGGTAGAAGGCGTTGATGTTGGTCATCGAGGAGGCGAAGTTGCCGCCGCCGAACCCGGTGAGCGCCGCGACCAGCATGAACGCGGTGTACGAGGTGCCGGGGTGCATCACGTACCCGGCGGCCAGGGTGGGCAGCAGGAGCAGCAGCGCGGAGACCACCGTCCAGTTCCGGCCGCCGAACCGGGCGACCGCGACGGTGTAGGGGATTCGGACGAAGGAGCCGACCAGGGTGGGCATCGCGACCAGGAAGAACTTCCCGGCCGGGTCGATGCCGTACTCCTTGCCCATGAAGAGCACCATCACCGACCACAGGCTCCAGATCGAGAAGCCGACGTGCTCGGAGAGCACCGAGAAGGCGAGGTTGCGGCGGGCGGTGCGGCGGCCGGTGGCCTCCCAGAACGCGGTGTCCTCCGGGTCCCAGCGCTGGATCCAGCGGCCGCCCGTCCTGCCGCGCGTGGTGGTGCCGTCCATGGGCTGCTCCTTCGCGTTCCGTTGCCCTGTGCCACTGACGCTAGGAGTCCACGATTTCGGAACCGTTGTGCGGTGTGAAGGGTGCGGAACCG
This is a stretch of genomic DNA from Kitasatospora fiedleri. It encodes these proteins:
- a CDS encoding nitrate/nitrite transporter, with the protein product MDGTTTRGRTGGRWIQRWDPEDTAFWEATGRRTARRNLAFSVLSEHVGFSIWSLWSVMVLFMGKEYGIDPAGKFFLVAMPTLVGSFVRIPYTVAVARFGGRNWTVVSALLLLLPTLAAGYVMHPGTSYTAFMLVAALTGFGGGNFASSMTNINAFYPARHKGWALGLNAGGGNIGVPVIQLVALGVIAWAGAGHPRIVLGVYLPLIVLAALCAALFMDNLAPVRSDTRSLAAVVRERHTWLMSVLYVGTFGSFIGFSFAFGLVLQNQFGRTPLQAAQLTFLGPLLGSVVRPLGGKLADRFGGARITLWNFAAMAAAASVVTYASSIRSLPVFLAGFVALFALAGLGNGSTYKMIPGIFDAKAQDRIAAGATAEEAAAWSRRMSGSAIGVIGAVGALGGLFINLAFRQSFLVAGSGTPAFASFLAAYAVCSALTWTVYLRRPAGTPAAAGDAAALARV